In Misgurnus anguillicaudatus chromosome 5, ASM2758022v2, whole genome shotgun sequence, a genomic segment contains:
- the LOC129414596 gene encoding uncharacterized protein isoform X3 codes for MRETSSTGSLQMENNLFLKSKKSTKTGKSSPHCENSFTLKRHSEEHVRIQTRKRPYTCLQCGKSFTEKQNLKMHMRIHTGEHPYTCLQCGKSFKQKQNLDMHMRIHTGERPYTCLQCDRSFAQKSYLDSHMRIHTGERPFTCLQCGKSFIKKSGLNLHMRVHTGEHPYACLECGKSFTQKSNLDSHMRVHTGDCPHSCLQCGKSFKEKSQLNVHMRIHSGERPYTCLQCGKSFIDMSQLNMHMRVHSGERPYTCPHCEKGFKQKSALKSHMRVHSGERPYACPHCEKCYKQKSNLDSHIRCHTGERPYSCLQCGKSFKRKESLDSHMRLHTGERPYICLQCGKSFSWSASLRIHMKNHTKERP; via the coding sequence ATGAGAGAAACATCTAGTACCGGTAGCTTGCAGATggaaaataatttatttctaaAAAGCAAGAAAAGTACAAAAACCGGCAAATCCTCACCTCATTGTGAGAACAGTTTTACACTTAAAAGACATTCTGAGGAACACGTGAGAATTCAAACCAGAAAGCGTCCATACACATGTCTGCAGTGTGGAAAAAGTTTCACggagaaacaaaatcttaaaatgcacatgagaattcacactggagagcatCCATAcacatgtcttcagtgtggaaagagttttaaacagaaacaaaatcttgacatgcacatgagaattcacactggagagcgtCCATATACATGTCTTCAGTGTGACAGGAGTTTCGCACAGAAATCATATCTTGACAgccacatgagaattcacactggagagcgtCCATtcacatgtcttcagtgtggaaagagtttcataAAGAAATCAGGGCTTAATCTGCAcatgagagttcacactggagagcatCCATATGCATGTCTtgagtgtggaaagagtttcacacAGAAATCAAATCTTGACAGCCAcatgagagttcacactggagattGTCCACACtcatgtcttcagtgtggaaagagttttaaagAGAAATCACAGCTTAATGTGCACATGAGAATTCACTCTGGAGAGCGTCCATAcacatgtcttcagtgtggaaagagttttatagACATGTCACAGCTTAATATGCACATGAGAGTTCACTCTGGAGAGCGTCCATACACATGTCCTCATTGTGAAAAGGGTTTCAAACAGAAATCGGCACTTAAAAGTCACATGAGAGTTCACTCTGGAGAGCGTCCATACGCATGTCCTCATTGTGAAAAGTGTTATAAACAGAAATCAAATCTTGACAGCCACATAAGATGTCACACTGGAGAGCGTCCATACtcatgtcttcagtgtggaaagagtttcaaaCGCAAAGAAAGTCTTGACAGCCACATGagacttcacactggagagcgtCCATACATATGTCTTCAGTGTGGCAAGAGTTTCTCATGGAGTGCTAGTCTTAGGATTCACATGAAGAATCACACTAAAGAGCGTCCATAA
- the LOC129414596 gene encoding uncharacterized protein isoform X2 → MSDPDICRIKQEDTEEHKDLLDLEVESDELNEVEEKNYSQTPHHFKMRETSSTGSLQMENNLFLKSKKSTKTGKSSPHCENSFTLKRHSEEHVRIQTRKRPYTCLQCGKSFTEKQNLKMHMRIHTGEHPYTCLQCGKSFKQKQNLDMHMRIHTGERPYTCLQCDRSFAQKSYLDSHMRIHTGERPFTCLQCGKSFIKKSGLNLHMRVHTGEHPYACLECGKSFTQKSNLDSHMRVHTGDCPHSCLQCGKSFKEKSQLNVHMRIHSGERPYTCLQCGKSFIDMSQLNMHMRVHSGERPYTCPHCEKGFKQKSALKSHMRVHSGERPYACPHCEKCYKQKSNLDSHIRCHTGERPYSCLQCGKSFKRKESLDSHMRLHTGERPYICLQCGKSFSWSASLRIHMKNHTKERP, encoded by the coding sequence aCTTATTGGACCTGGAAGTTGAAAGTGATGAACTGAATGAAGTTGAGGAGAAAAACTACTCTCAGACACCTCATCATTTCAAAATGAGAGAAACATCTAGTACCGGTAGCTTGCAGATggaaaataatttatttctaaAAAGCAAGAAAAGTACAAAAACCGGCAAATCCTCACCTCATTGTGAGAACAGTTTTACACTTAAAAGACATTCTGAGGAACACGTGAGAATTCAAACCAGAAAGCGTCCATACACATGTCTGCAGTGTGGAAAAAGTTTCACggagaaacaaaatcttaaaatgcacatgagaattcacactggagagcatCCATAcacatgtcttcagtgtggaaagagttttaaacagaaacaaaatcttgacatgcacatgagaattcacactggagagcgtCCATATACATGTCTTCAGTGTGACAGGAGTTTCGCACAGAAATCATATCTTGACAgccacatgagaattcacactggagagcgtCCATtcacatgtcttcagtgtggaaagagtttcataAAGAAATCAGGGCTTAATCTGCAcatgagagttcacactggagagcatCCATATGCATGTCTtgagtgtggaaagagtttcacacAGAAATCAAATCTTGACAGCCAcatgagagttcacactggagattGTCCACACtcatgtcttcagtgtggaaagagttttaaagAGAAATCACAGCTTAATGTGCACATGAGAATTCACTCTGGAGAGCGTCCATAcacatgtcttcagtgtggaaagagttttatagACATGTCACAGCTTAATATGCACATGAGAGTTCACTCTGGAGAGCGTCCATACACATGTCCTCATTGTGAAAAGGGTTTCAAACAGAAATCGGCACTTAAAAGTCACATGAGAGTTCACTCTGGAGAGCGTCCATACGCATGTCCTCATTGTGAAAAGTGTTATAAACAGAAATCAAATCTTGACAGCCACATAAGATGTCACACTGGAGAGCGTCCATACtcatgtcttcagtgtggaaagagtttcaaaCGCAAAGAAAGTCTTGACAGCCACATGagacttcacactggagagcgtCCATACATATGTCTTCAGTGTGGCAAGAGTTTCTCATGGAGTGCTAGTCTTAGGATTCACATGAAGAATCACACTAAAGAGCGTCCATAA